The genomic DNA CAGGCGCCCGGCTACACCCCCGAGGAGGTGGAGCGTCTGGTCACGCGGCCCATCGAGATCGCGCTCGGCGGCCTGCCGGGCCTAGCCACGCAGCGCTCCCTCTCGCGCTACGGGTTGAGCGTGGTCACGGCCGTGTTCCAAGACGACGTGGACCTCGTGCGCGCACGGCAGCTGGTGGCCGAGCGCCTGGTGGGCACCAGCTGGCTGCCCGCCGGCGTCGAGACCCCTGAGCTCGGGCCGTTGACCGGGGCCTCGGCGAGATCTTCCACTTCGCCGTGGAGGGCGAGGGGCTACGACGCCACGCAGATCCTGGAGCTGGTGGAGCTGCGCATCGCCCGATCCTGCGCTCGGTCCCGGGCGTGGTGGAGTCAACACCTGGCGGCACGCGGCGCACCATGGACGTGATCGGCGACCCCATCGCCATGGCCGCGCACGGCGTCTCGCTGGCGGAGCTGCGCGCGGCCGTCTCGACCTCGAGCGGCGCCGTGCCGGGGGACGCCCTCTCGGCGGGCGAGGGGCGCGTGCTCATGCGCGGCCGTGCACTCCCCACGCAGCCACGGGACCTCGAGCGTGCTGTGCTGCCGTGCCGCTCCGGCGGCGAGACGCTGCGCATCGGCGACGTGGCCAGCGTGCGCCCCGGGGCCGAGCCACGCCTCGGGACGGCCACCGCCGAGGGCCGCGGCGAGGGCGTCTACGTCATGGTCCAGATGCTGCGTGGGGAGAACGCGCTCGAGGTGCTGGAGGGCATCCACGCGCGCATGCCAGAGGTGCGCTCCGTCCTCCCGCGCGGTGTCGACATCGAGCCCATCTACGACCGCAGCGACCTGGTGAACGCCACGCTCCGCACGGTGGGCAAGAACCTGCTCGAGGGCGGGCTACTGGTCGCCATCATCCTGTTCCTCATGTTGGGCAGCCTGCGCGCCGCGCTGGTGGTGGCCCTGACGATCCCGCTGGCCATGCTGGGGGCGGTCGTGGGCATGGTGGCCCTCGAGGTGCCCGGCAACCTCATGAGCCTCGGCGCCATCGACTTCGGTCTCTTGGTGGACGGCGCGGTGGTGCTGGTGGAGGCCATCTTCCACCGCTGGTCGGAGCACCCGGAGGAGGACCCCGCGGCGGCCATGCGCCGCGCCGTGACCGAGGTCGCGCGCCCCGTGGCCTACTCGGTGGCTGTCATCCTGATGGTGTACGTGCCCATCTTGGCGCTTCAGGGGCGTGGACGGGAAGATGTTCAAGCCCATGGCCATCACGGTGGTGCTCGCGCTCGCGGCGGCGCTGGCGCTGACCTTCACGTTCATCCCCGCGGCCACGGCCCGCTTCGTGCGCCGTGAGCACATGCCCGCCACACCGCCGCGCCTGGTGCGCGTGCTGGAGCGCGTGCACACGCCCGTGCTGCGCTGGGTGAGCGGGCGGCCCGGCCTGCTGGCGCTGCTGGCGCTGCTGAGCCTGGTGGGGGGCGGCATGCTCTTCGCGCGCGCGGGCACGGCGTTCGTCCCGCAGCTGGACGAGGGCGACCTGGTCATCCAGGGCACACGGCGGCCCGACATCTCCATCCACGAGGCCGCGCGGCTCGGCACTGCGCTCGAGCAGGCCGCGCTCGATGTGCCCGAGGTGGCCTCCATCCACAGCCGCATCGGCAGCCCTGCCGTGGCCACCGACGTCATGGGCCTCGAGCAGTCGGACGTGTTCGTGCGGCTCCATCCTGCGTCGCGGTGGCGGGCGGGCATGACCCGTGAGCGGCTACTGGCCGAGCTGGCCGAGCGCATCGAGGCTACGGCGCCGGGCGACGAGATCGCGTTCACGCAGCCCATCCAGATGCGCTTCAACGAGCTGGTGGGCGGCGACGTCACGGACGTGAGCGTGAGCGTGTACGGCCCCGAGCTGCGCACAGCCCGTCTTCTCGCGGAGGAGGTGGAGCGGCGCATCCAGGGGCTCCCCGGTGCCGAGGACGTGCGCATCCTCGCGCCCCCCGATGTGCCCCTACTGGACGTCGTCCCCGACGCGCTGCGTGCGGCCCGCCACGAGCTGCGCGTGGCCGACGTGCTGGACGCGGTCCAGGCCTATCAGGTGGGACTCGAGGCGGGCGCCACCTACGACGACGTGCTGCGCATCCCCATCCGCGTGCGGCTCACGCCCCCCACCAGCGCAGGGCTCGGGCAGACGCCCATCCCCACCGCGCGCGGGCTCGTGCCGCTCGACGCGGTGGCGGCCGTGCGCACCCTCGAGACGCCCAGCGCCATCTACCACGACCGCTCGGAGCGCCGCATCGCGGTGGGCTTCAACGTGCGCGGGCGCGACCTGGGCAGCGTGGCCAGCGACGCGCGCGTGCGGCTCGCGGGGCTGAGCATGCCGGACGGCTTCCGCCTGGTTTGGGGTGGCCAGTACGAGGCCTTCGAGGCGGCCAAGCGGCGCCTCATGTGGGTCATCCCGCTGGTGCTGCTGGGCATCGGGGCCACGCTGCTGCTGCTGTTCCGGCGGCTCGCGCCCGTGTTGATCATCACGCTGCATCCCCTTCGCGGCGGTGGGCGGCATCGTTCTGCTCTCGCTGCGCGGGCTGCCCGCATCCATCTCGGGCGGCCATCGGGTTCATCGCGCTGTCGGGCATCGCGGTGCTCAACGGCGTGGTGCTGGTGGCGCGCATCGAAGAGGAGATGCGGGCCGGAAGCCCCACGCGAGGCCGCCCTCGACGCCGCCCCCGCGCGCGGCTCAGGCCAGTGTCCACCACCGCGCTGGTCGCCTCGCTCAGGGTCCGTGCCCATGATGCTGGCCACCGGCGTGGGCGCCGAGGTGCAGCGCCCGCTGGCCACGGTGGTGCGGCCTCGTGACCTCCACCACCGTCAGTCTCTTGCTGCTGCCGTGCTCTACCCCTACCTGGCCCGCTTGCTCGGGGTCCGCGAAGGTGCCCCGGCGGAGGACGTGGCTTCCTGATAGAACCATGGCCTGCATGCGCATCCTGTTGGTGGAAGACGAGGCCCGCCTGGCCGAGAAGGTGGCGCGCGGCCTGCGTGAAGAGGGCCACGTGGTGGACGTCTGCGGCACCGCGGCCGATGCGCGCCGGCAGGTGCTGGACGTGGTCTACGACGTGGTGGTGCTGGACTGGATGCTGCCGGACGTGGACGGCCCGAGCCTGCTGCGAGCGTGGCGCGCGGAGGGGCTGCGGCTGCCGGTCCTCATGCTGACGGCCCGCGGCGAGGTGGGCGAGCGCGTGACGGGCCTGCGGGCCGGCGCCGACGACTACCTGGTGAAGCCCTTCGCGTTCGCGGAGCTGGTGGCGCGGCTCGAGGCGCTGCAGCGGCGCGCCGTCGGCGCCAGCGTGGCGCTGGCAGTGGGCGGGGTGGAGCTCGACGCGCGGCGCCACCATCTGCGGCGCGGCGAGCTCGAGGTCTCGCTTTCGCCGCGCGAGCTGTCGCTGGCCCACGAGCTCTTCACGCACGCCGGCGACGTGATGACGCGCAGCCACCTGCTCACCGCCGTGTGGGGCTGGGGCTTCGAGGGCGACCCCAACATCCTCGACGTGTACGTGGGCTACCTGCGCCGCAAGCTGGACGCCCTCGGCCCCGAAGGTCCGCGCATCGTGGCGGTACGGGGCGTGGGCTTTCGCCTGTCCCCTGCGGAGCCAGAACGATGAGGCTCGACCGGCGCCTCCTGGCGTACGGCGTCGCGCTGCCGCTCTCGCTCATGAGCATCGCGGGGGTCGGCGTGGGCCTGCTCTTCCAGCGCTCGCTGCTCGCGGCGCTCGATCAGTCGCTCAGCGCCCAGGCGGCCTCCGAGTCGGTGAGCCTCTTCGACCGCACGGATGGCCTCCCGCACTTGCACGCCGACGACTCACCGGTGCGTGCTGCGCTGCTGTCGAGCGGGTCGCTCGAGTCCGCGGCCGCCGCCATCTATGGGCCCGACGGAACGCGCCAGATGGTGGGGCGCGCCAACCCGCTCATGCCCGAGCGCCTGCTGCCTCCCGAGGGCGGAGAGCCGGTGTTCCGCACGCAGGTCGGGAGCCGCATCCTGACGCTGCGCGTGCCCAGCCCGGATGGCCGCCCGCACGCGCTGTGGCTTGCCAGCAGCCTCGACGGAGTGGACCGCACCATGGGCGCCTACTGGCGCTCGAGCGCGCTCGGGTTGCTGCTGGTGGCGCTGGCGCTCTTCGTGGCGCAGCGCCGGCACGCGCGCTGGCTGGCTCGCCGGCTCGAGGGGATCGCCGCGCACGTGCAGGCCCTGGGCGAGGGGCGCTTGGACCGCGAGCCGCCCGTGGACGAGCTGCCCGACGTGGTGGGGGAGCTGCGGGCCGCCGTGAGCCGCGCCACCGTGCGCATGCGCGAAGACCGCAGCGCGCGTGAGCGGCTCTTGGCCGGGGCGGCGCACGAGCTGCGCACGCCGCTGGCCACGCTGCGCGCCACGGTGGACGTGAGCCTGCGCCGCCCGCGCGAAGACGCTGAACTGCGCGAGGCGCTCGAGGAGGTGGGCGCCGAGGTGACCCGGCTCGAGACCATGGCGCAGGAGCTGCTGGGCCTCGGGCAAGCGCGCGCTGCGCCGCGGGAAGAGCGCCTCGCGGACGTCCGAGAGATCGTGCGCGACTCCATCCGCCGCTTCACGGACGCCGCCACGCTCGCCGACGTCACGCTCGTGCTGCGCGCGTCGGAGGCCACCCGTGCCTTGGTGGAGCCCGAGCTGCTGGGACGCGCGCTCGACAATCTGCTGCGCAACGCGCTCCAGCACGCGCCCCGCGAGAGCCGCGTGGAGGTCGCTCTCACCACGGCCGGCGGCGAGCTGCTCATCCGCGTGCGCGACGAGGGCGAGGGCATCCCACCGGGCGCCGAGGAGCGCATCTTCGTGCCTTTTCACCGTGAGCGACGGGCCGGGCAGGGGGGTGCGGGCCTGGGCCTCGCGCTGGTGCGCGAGGTGGCCGAGCGCCACGGAGGCCGCGCCCGCGCGCTCCCGTCCACGCGCGGCGCCTGGCTCGAGATCGCCCTGCCGCTCAGCGGCGCGTCACTCTGTGACCGTGAACGGGATGCGCCCTAGCTCGTCGGTGCCCTGCCGCACCACGCAGTAGTAGGTGCCGGGCCGGCGCCAGCTCACCGACGTGTAGCGGTAGTTCACGAAGCGACGGTTGGCGGCCACCTGGATCTCCGTGGGAGCGCCACGGCTGCCACCGTTGATGTCCTCCCAGGCGAGCGTCACGGTGTTCGCCGTGCGGTCGGGGTTGGTCAGCTCGAAGTAGCAGAACACCTGGTCGTCCACGGACTTCGAGTACGTGGTACGCGGACCGAGCGGCGTGCGCCCGTCCATCTCGGGGGCCAGCTCGAGGCGCGTGATCTGCAGGCCGGCGGCGCGCTGCGCAATGATGGGCGCGGCGTTGGCCGCTTCGCCGCCTTCGAGGTCCTCTTCGTCGTCGCCTTCTTCGAGGCCCTCTT from Sandaracinaceae bacterium includes the following:
- a CDS encoding response regulator transcription factor; protein product: MRILLVEDEARLAEKVARGLREEGHVVDVCGTAADARRQVLDVVYDVVVLDWMLPDVDGPSLLRAWRAEGLRLPVLMLTARGEVGERVTGLRAGADDYLVKPFAFAELVARLEALQRRAVGASVALAVGGVELDARRHHLRRGELEVSLSPRELSLAHELFTHAGDVMTRSHLLTAVWGWGFEGDPNILDVYVGYLRRKLDALGPEGPRIVAVRGVGFRLSPAEPER
- a CDS encoding HAMP domain-containing histidine kinase, which encodes MRLDRRLLAYGVALPLSLMSIAGVGVGLLFQRSLLAALDQSLSAQAASESVSLFDRTDGLPHLHADDSPVRAALLSSGSLESAAAAIYGPDGTRQMVGRANPLMPERLLPPEGGEPVFRTQVGSRILTLRVPSPDGRPHALWLASSLDGVDRTMGAYWRSSALGLLLVALALFVAQRRHARWLARRLEGIAAHVQALGEGRLDREPPVDELPDVVGELRAAVSRATVRMREDRSARERLLAGAAHELRTPLATLRATVDVSLRRPREDAELREALEEVGAEVTRLETMAQELLGLGQARAAPREERLADVREIVRDSIRRFTDAATLADVTLVLRASEATRALVEPELLGRALDNLLRNALQHAPRESRVEVALTTAGGELLIRVRDEGEGIPPGAEERIFVPFHRERRAGQGGAGLGLALVREVAERHGGRARALPSTRGAWLEIALPLSGASLCDRERDAP